A stretch of the Deltaproteobacteria bacterium IMCC39524 genome encodes the following:
- a CDS encoding DUF4405 domain-containing protein produces MIRKTISLTALLSFILLMLTSIILYIIPAGRVAYWADYHLWGLTKTQWGDLHINLGFLFFATILAHTYYNWKAIATYMKNKAKEFRLFTKEFNVALFLTLAFSAGTLYGIPPFSSILQWGEDISSKANAFYGEPPYGHAELSSFQTFSNKMELDLFQSIERLNNSGISFENSGQTLKEIASLNYVSPNDIYLAISPLHERIKTFPKQPPAGLGMRPLIDLCQEYSVSIKSVLSILADNGISAKETMSIKEVANLAGIDPFATYELIRNHL; encoded by the coding sequence ATGATTCGTAAAACTATTTCACTGACAGCATTGCTGAGTTTCATCCTCTTGATGCTCACAAGCATAATTCTCTACATCATCCCTGCTGGCAGGGTTGCCTATTGGGCAGACTACCACCTGTGGGGGCTCACCAAAACACAATGGGGTGATTTGCACATCAATCTTGGATTTCTGTTTTTTGCTACCATTTTGGCTCACACCTATTACAACTGGAAAGCCATAGCAACATACATGAAAAACAAGGCAAAGGAGTTCAGGCTCTTCACAAAAGAATTCAATGTCGCCCTGTTCCTTACTCTGGCATTCTCAGCTGGTACGCTCTATGGGATCCCACCATTTTCTTCTATCCTCCAATGGGGTGAAGATATCAGTTCCAAAGCTAACGCATTCTATGGTGAACCGCCCTATGGTCATGCAGAACTATCTTCTTTTCAAACGTTTTCCAACAAAATGGAACTGGACCTTTTTCAAAGCATAGAGCGATTGAACAATTCTGGCATCTCATTTGAAAACAGCGGCCAGACACTCAAAGAAATAGCAAGCTTGAACTATGTCTCACCAAACGACATCTACTTGGCAATTTCACCACTTCATGAGCGCATTAAAACATTTCCCAAACAGCCTCCTGCAGGCCTAGGGATGCGACCACTAATTGATCTATGCCAAGAATACTCTGTCAGCATAAAGTCTGTTCTCTCCATCCTTGCTGACAACGGGATCTCGGCGAAAGAGACCATGAGCATCAAGGAAGTTGCGAATCTTGCTGGGATAGATCCTTTTGCCACTTACGAACTTATTCGAAACCATCTGTAA
- a CDS encoding rhodanese-like domain-containing protein, whose product MKVNLALMMVLCVYSFVGAAHSANAPTDPNKQTPWGLYLTSEETYEMKQRLGKQMLFVDVRDPIEIMFTGFTDVVDINIPFKFADRTEWNTKKPVFQMVENLNFEKDIEAALEARRLNKNVPVVIMCRSGGTRGAPATKRLEGKGYTNVYVVTDGFEGGTVKEGDKKNWRLKNGWKNAGLPWSYKLNKEKMYLTSYK is encoded by the coding sequence ATGAAAGTAAACTTAGCATTGATGATGGTTTTGTGCGTCTACTCTTTTGTTGGCGCTGCGCATTCTGCTAACGCCCCAACGGATCCAAACAAGCAGACACCTTGGGGACTTTATCTAACTTCTGAGGAAACTTACGAGATGAAACAGCGTCTCGGGAAGCAAATGTTATTTGTTGATGTGCGCGATCCAATCGAAATAATGTTCACAGGCTTTACTGACGTCGTAGACATAAATATTCCTTTTAAGTTTGCAGACAGAACAGAATGGAACACCAAGAAGCCTGTTTTTCAAATGGTAGAGAACCTAAATTTTGAGAAAGATATTGAAGCGGCTTTAGAGGCAAGAAGACTCAATAAAAATGTACCCGTGGTCATTATGTGCAGATCTGGCGGAACTCGAGGCGCACCTGCCACAAAACGCCTTGAGGGAAAAGGGTATACAAATGTTTACGTTGTTACTGATGGCTTTGAGGGGGGGACTGTCAAGGAAGGTGACAAAAAGAATTGGCGGCTCAAAAATGGATGGAAAAATGCCGGCTTACCGTGGAGCTACAAACTAAACAAAGAGAAGATGTATTTAACTTCTTATAAATAA
- a CDS encoding threonyl-tRNA synthetase editing domain-containing protein, whose protein sequence is MKLLMLYTDRFAYTPAVKTLDDEPDCHEPGEIKAAVVGLIHAEAFDEENAAGVEKKLVKNLKWGARKNKTQRIVIHTFSHLAETKASAKFTKALLGRAVERLRGSGYDVWQTPFGYFLDLDLQAPGRSTARIFASF, encoded by the coding sequence ATGAAACTTTTAATGCTCTACACAGATCGGTTTGCGTACACTCCTGCGGTTAAGACGCTCGATGACGAACCGGATTGCCATGAGCCGGGCGAAATCAAGGCGGCGGTGGTCGGTTTGATTCACGCAGAAGCCTTTGATGAAGAGAATGCTGCGGGGGTGGAAAAGAAGCTGGTGAAGAATCTCAAGTGGGGGGCGCGTAAGAACAAGACACAACGTATTGTTATCCACACTTTTTCACATCTGGCAGAAACAAAAGCCTCGGCAAAATTCACCAAGGCTTTGCTGGGTCGCGCTGTGGAGCGTCTTCGCGGTTCAGGGTACGATGTCTGGCAGACACCTTTTGGTTACTTCCTTGATCTTGACCTGCAGGCCCCAGGCCGATCAACGGCACGCATCTTCGCTTCTTTCTGA
- a CDS encoding arginine N-succinyltransferase gives MTDQLPDAIRQHLPSSQEKKTPHSWLKILGIVVVASVISTLVAIGAVYLYLFPGDFKPVTLSVSEEQALESKLDQLGSMHRSRVLHQDRKQPGDKKDLQPERYDETNANREIILTERELNALLAKNTDLASKLAIDLSQDLASAKLLIPLDEEFPLLGGKTLKVTAGLELSYKNAKPVVALRGISLWGVPIPNAWLGNIKNVDLVQEFGDQKGFWAAFSDGVEEMEVSDGHLRVKLKE, from the coding sequence ATGACCGATCAACTCCCAGACGCAATCAGGCAACACCTGCCTTCCAGCCAAGAGAAAAAAACTCCGCACAGCTGGTTGAAGATCCTTGGTATTGTTGTCGTTGCCAGCGTCATCTCCACCCTCGTGGCAATCGGAGCGGTGTACCTCTACCTCTTCCCTGGCGACTTCAAACCGGTCACCTTAAGCGTTAGCGAGGAGCAGGCATTAGAGAGTAAACTTGATCAGTTGGGTAGCATGCATCGATCTCGAGTTTTGCATCAAGACAGGAAACAACCAGGAGACAAGAAAGATCTGCAACCTGAGCGTTACGACGAAACCAACGCCAACCGAGAAATCATACTCACGGAACGTGAACTGAACGCCCTGCTGGCAAAGAATACCGACCTGGCCAGCAAACTCGCCATCGACCTCTCTCAAGATCTGGCCAGCGCCAAACTGCTGATCCCTCTTGATGAGGAGTTCCCGCTACTCGGTGGCAAAACACTCAAAGTCACCGCCGGGTTGGAGCTGTCCTACAAGAACGCAAAACCGGTCGTCGCCTTACGGGGCATTAGCCTCTGGGGCGTACCGATCCCCAACGCCTGGCTCGGCAACATAAAGAACGTCGACCTGGTCCAGGAGTTCGGTGATCAGAAAGGCTTCTGGGCAGCCTTTTCCGACGGTGTAGAAGAAATGGAAGTCAGTGATGGTCATTTGCGGGTGAAGTTGAAGGAATAA
- a CDS encoding LemA family protein, translating to MTVVWLFVVVIIVWVIVVYNRLVRDRQRVLTAWSDIDVQLKRRYDLIPKLVAAVEQYASYERSTLETLIELRSRTGQMSDVGERGAVESQIGGGLRSLIALAEAYPELKADQSFLQLQSELTEIENHIQYARRFYNGSVRNLNTRIDSFPDLLLARVFKFIPKPFFELEDAAEKNSPEILS from the coding sequence GTGACTGTTGTCTGGTTGTTTGTTGTTGTCATAATCGTTTGGGTGATCGTGGTCTACAATCGTCTGGTGCGAGATCGTCAGCGGGTTCTGACAGCCTGGAGTGATATTGATGTGCAGCTCAAGCGGCGCTATGACCTGATCCCGAAGCTGGTGGCGGCGGTTGAGCAGTATGCGAGCTATGAGCGCTCGACGTTAGAGACCTTGATCGAGCTGCGCAGCCGGACGGGGCAGATGAGCGATGTTGGAGAGAGGGGTGCTGTTGAGTCACAGATCGGTGGTGGCCTGCGCAGCCTGATAGCTCTTGCGGAAGCCTACCCGGAGCTCAAGGCTGACCAGAGTTTTTTGCAGCTGCAGAGCGAATTAACCGAAATTGAGAACCACATCCAATATGCCCGCCGTTTCTATAACGGATCTGTACGCAACCTGAATACCCGGATCGATTCCTTCCCTGATCTTCTCCTTGCCCGCGTCTTCAAATTTATCCCGAAACCATTCTTTGAGCTCGAAGATGCCGCAGAAAAGAACTCTCCGGAGATTTTGTCATGA
- a CDS encoding DUF2207 domain-containing protein: protein MIYRVLFWLTLFVPLACSALADERILDYQSDIEVFVDGSMQVTETIRVRAEQQEIKRGIYRDFPTDYKDRFGNRYRVGFEVLEAKRDGHQESWHSKAQGNGVRVYLGDKNIYLDKGDYTYAITYRTNRQLGFFDDHDELYWNVTGNHWSFPIEAVSARVTLPEGLRAEQLEAEAYTGPLGAKGQDYSTSVDYDASVRFKTTRAFSQGEGLTIVVSWPKGYVHKPTRREEINFLLRDNQSWVILLIGLSALVAYYLLAWVMVGRDPQSGVVITRYEPPVGLSPGSSRYVDRMGYDHKTFAAALVNLAVKGLIEIKEEGREYTLTRTSNPPDNLAAGEKAILKHLFRNLKGTSITLKQSKHATIRKALKSHEAALSRNSEKVYFVRNRGWLIPGILVSVLVYGGVIYGLPNTELKMTGLFLSVWLTFWTLGVFSLGKKVWHAWRTLKSPLDTIGAVFITGFSLPFFAAEVVVIGILGSQVSVTLPVMLISAIVINLLFHYLLKAPTRAGRRLLDEMEGFRQFLEVAEREEMNFRNPPEKTPELFERFLPYALALGVEQHWMERFAGLFVRLEERGEHYRPVWYHGNNWQVQNLGHFSTSLGSSLGSALSSSSAAPGSSSGSGGGGSSGGGGGGGGGGGW from the coding sequence ATGATCTACCGTGTTTTGTTCTGGCTGACGTTGTTTGTGCCTCTTGCTTGCTCCGCATTGGCGGACGAGCGCATCCTCGATTATCAAAGTGATATCGAAGTCTTTGTCGACGGCTCGATGCAGGTCACTGAAACGATTCGTGTGCGCGCTGAGCAGCAAGAGATCAAGCGTGGCATCTATCGTGATTTCCCTACCGATTACAAGGATCGTTTCGGCAATCGTTACCGGGTTGGTTTCGAGGTTTTGGAAGCGAAACGCGATGGCCACCAGGAAAGCTGGCACAGCAAGGCCCAGGGCAATGGGGTGCGGGTCTACCTGGGCGACAAGAATATTTACCTGGATAAGGGTGATTATACTTACGCGATCACCTATCGAACCAACCGGCAGCTTGGTTTTTTTGATGATCACGACGAGCTTTACTGGAATGTGACCGGAAACCACTGGAGCTTCCCGATCGAAGCGGTCAGCGCCCGCGTGACTCTACCCGAAGGGCTTCGCGCGGAGCAGCTTGAGGCGGAGGCCTACACCGGCCCGCTTGGAGCGAAGGGCCAGGATTACAGCACTTCTGTTGATTATGATGCCAGCGTGCGTTTTAAGACGACACGAGCTTTCTCTCAGGGAGAAGGGCTGACGATTGTGGTTTCCTGGCCTAAAGGTTATGTCCATAAGCCGACCCGTCGCGAGGAAATCAACTTCCTGCTGCGAGACAACCAGAGCTGGGTGATCTTGCTGATTGGCCTTTCTGCGCTGGTGGCCTACTACCTGTTGGCCTGGGTCATGGTTGGTCGTGATCCTCAATCCGGCGTGGTGATCACCCGTTACGAGCCCCCGGTCGGTTTGTCGCCCGGTTCGTCGCGGTACGTCGACCGCATGGGCTATGATCACAAGACCTTCGCTGCGGCCCTGGTCAACCTCGCGGTCAAAGGCTTGATCGAGATTAAGGAGGAGGGCCGGGAGTACACCCTGACTCGTACCAGCAATCCGCCAGATAACTTGGCGGCCGGTGAAAAGGCGATCCTGAAACACCTGTTTCGCAACCTCAAGGGGACTTCGATCACCTTGAAGCAAAGCAAGCATGCCACGATACGCAAGGCGCTCAAGTCGCATGAAGCGGCCCTGAGCAGGAATAGTGAAAAGGTTTATTTTGTACGCAACCGTGGCTGGCTGATCCCGGGAATTCTCGTCTCTGTATTGGTTTATGGCGGAGTGATTTACGGGCTGCCAAATACGGAGCTGAAAATGACAGGGCTGTTCCTTTCGGTCTGGCTGACCTTCTGGACGCTCGGTGTCTTCTCTCTAGGCAAGAAGGTCTGGCATGCCTGGCGCACCCTGAAATCTCCCCTGGATACGATCGGTGCCGTTTTTATCACCGGTTTCTCCCTGCCATTCTTTGCCGCAGAAGTTGTCGTGATCGGGATCCTCGGTAGCCAGGTGTCGGTGACGCTCCCAGTGATGCTCATCTCTGCCATAGTCATTAACCTGCTTTTCCATTACCTGCTCAAGGCGCCAACCCGGGCCGGTCGTCGCTTGCTCGACGAGATGGAAGGCTTTCGCCAGTTCCTCGAAGTTGCCGAGCGCGAAGAGATGAACTTTCGCAACCCTCCGGAGAAGACGCCGGAGCTCTTTGAACGTTTTCTTCCCTACGCGCTCGCTCTCGGTGTCGAGCAGCACTGGATGGAACGTTTCGCAGGCCTCTTTGTGCGACTGGAAGAGCGTGGCGAACACTACCGCCCGGTCTGGTATCATGGCAACAACTGGCAGGTGCAAAACCTTGGTCATTTCAGTACCTCTCTTGGCAGTTCGCTTGGTTCTGCCTTGTCGTCTTCGTCGGCTGCTCCTGGCTCTTCCTCCGGTTCCGGTGGCGGCGGTTCCTCAGGTGGGGGCGGTGGGGGCGGCGGTGGGGGCGGCTGGTAA
- a CDS encoding Hsp20/alpha crystallin family protein, translated as MLPIRFDPMRELSTLQREMDDLFKRMFGSNREIGESSMLTTSPAVNSFIKNGVFHLEAELPGVDTDKLDVRMDDGNLVIHGERRSTHKTEDVNYLLKESSLSTFERRMSLPTGADIEKAHATYNNGMLEVTVPINEAKLTGRKIPIEGVKSGKKSKEIH; from the coding sequence ATGTTACCGATACGTTTTGATCCGATGCGGGAGCTCAGTACCCTGCAACGCGAAATGGATGATCTGTTCAAGAGGATGTTTGGTTCAAACCGGGAAATCGGTGAAAGCAGTATGTTGACGACGTCACCTGCCGTCAACAGCTTCATAAAGAACGGCGTGTTTCACCTTGAGGCGGAACTGCCGGGAGTCGACACGGACAAACTGGATGTCAGGATGGATGATGGCAACCTGGTGATTCATGGCGAACGTCGCAGCACGCACAAGACCGAAGACGTAAATTACCTGCTCAAAGAGTCAAGCTTAAGCACCTTCGAGCGGCGCATGTCACTTCCCACAGGAGCCGATATCGAGAAGGCCCACGCCACTTACAATAACGGCATGCTCGAAGTAACAGTACCGATTAACGAAGCAAAATTGACGGGCCGCAAGATCCCTATTGAGGGCGTCAAAAGCGGCAAGAAGAGTAAAGAAATTCACTGA
- a CDS encoding PfaD family polyunsaturated fatty acid/polyketide biosynthesis protein, giving the protein MALACPIEKLGDVSFCRDYAIRYPYVGGSMAKGISSVAMVEALAHAGMLGFFGAAGLLIEEVEAAIDQLESSSAGLTYGFNLIHSPNEPELENALVDLYLRRGINLVEASAFLALTPALVRYRTHGISRDAQGRVIAPNRIIAKISREEVAARFFAPPPERFLQKLVAAGDLTAEQAEMAAEIPMAQDVTVESDSGGHTDNRPAMALFPTIKAQKNTLQKEYNYNQPLRVGLGGGIATPASAAAAFALGVDYLVTGTINQACVESGTCDEVRKMLAETRQADVTMAPSGDMFEMGVKVQVIKRGTMFSMRAAKLYELYRAHSSIEDLPVEERQKLEKTVFRKNLDQVWEETCSFFTQRDPRQLAKAEADPKYKMALVFRWYLGQSPVWANRGVADRKLDYQIWCGPAMGAFNEWVKGSVLDAAEQRKVATVAMNILFGAAVLIRANQLKLQGVCLDDEAELSAPLEIAQIKEFLS; this is encoded by the coding sequence ATGGCCCTGGCTTGTCCGATAGAAAAACTTGGCGATGTCAGTTTCTGTCGTGACTACGCTATTCGCTATCCATACGTTGGTGGTTCCATGGCCAAAGGCATCAGCTCTGTGGCTATGGTCGAGGCTTTGGCCCATGCTGGTATGCTTGGTTTCTTTGGTGCTGCGGGACTGTTGATCGAAGAGGTCGAGGCGGCCATTGATCAGCTGGAAAGCTCTTCTGCCGGGCTCACTTACGGCTTTAACCTGATTCATAGCCCCAACGAGCCGGAGCTGGAAAATGCCCTGGTCGACCTTTACCTGCGTCGTGGCATTAACCTGGTGGAAGCCTCGGCTTTTCTCGCGCTGACGCCTGCTCTTGTGCGCTATCGAACCCACGGCATCTCTCGTGATGCCCAGGGGCGTGTCATTGCTCCGAACCGCATCATCGCCAAAATTTCCCGAGAAGAAGTCGCCGCACGTTTTTTTGCTCCACCGCCGGAGCGTTTCTTGCAAAAACTTGTTGCTGCGGGAGACTTGACCGCTGAGCAGGCTGAGATGGCTGCCGAGATTCCTATGGCTCAGGATGTGACCGTCGAGTCCGATTCAGGTGGACATACTGACAACCGTCCTGCCATGGCGCTCTTCCCGACCATCAAGGCGCAGAAAAATACCTTGCAGAAAGAGTATAATTACAACCAGCCCCTGCGCGTTGGCCTTGGCGGCGGCATTGCCACGCCAGCCTCTGCGGCTGCGGCCTTTGCTCTGGGCGTCGATTACCTTGTGACCGGTACGATTAACCAGGCCTGTGTTGAGTCCGGAACCTGTGATGAAGTACGCAAGATGCTCGCCGAGACCCGGCAGGCTGATGTCACCATGGCGCCGTCCGGCGATATGTTTGAGATGGGTGTCAAGGTTCAGGTGATCAAACGAGGCACCATGTTCTCCATGCGTGCGGCCAAGCTCTATGAGCTCTACCGCGCTCACAGCAGTATTGAAGATCTGCCTGTCGAAGAGCGCCAGAAGCTCGAAAAGACGGTGTTTCGCAAGAATCTCGATCAGGTCTGGGAAGAGACGTGCAGCTTTTTCACCCAGCGAGACCCGCGCCAGTTGGCCAAGGCTGAGGCTGACCCGAAGTACAAGATGGCCTTGGTGTTCCGCTGGTATCTCGGCCAGTCGCCGGTCTGGGCCAATCGCGGTGTCGCCGACCGCAAGCTCGATTATCAGATCTGGTGCGGGCCGGCGATGGGCGCTTTTAACGAATGGGTAAAGGGCTCTGTGCTGGATGCGGCCGAACAACGAAAAGTTGCCACAGTGGCTATGAATATTCTCTTTGGTGCGGCCGTGTTGATAAGGGCCAACCAACTTAAACTTCAAGGGGTTTGTCTCGATGATGAGGCAGAGCTTTCGGCACCCCTGGAAATCGCTCAGATTAAGGAGTTTCTCAGTTGA